From the Candidatus Bathyarchaeota archaeon A05DMB-5 genome, one window contains:
- a CDS encoding EamA family transporter: protein MASLKLVGVTCAVPITCTYPLFNLLWAIFLIGEQVTWSTILGAAIIVSGIWLLSRREANAAEMQKKVLVKGVIFALATALIWSVSITMIDVAVTLPETNTLDHALAVNTIRIVSVASALLILSLIIDKKLSFFKTQRKSVAALISGGIIALGLG from the coding sequence ATGGCAAGTTTGAAGCTTGTTGGTGTTACGTGTGCTGTGCCAATAACATGCACTTATCCATTGTTTAACCTCTTGTGGGCTATATTTCTAATAGGAGAACAAGTTACTTGGTCAACAATTCTTGGCGCCGCCATAATAGTTTCTGGAATTTGGCTTTTGAGCAGAAGAGAAGCAAATGCGGCGGAAATGCAGAAGAAAGTCTTGGTTAAAGGCGTGATTTTTGCTCTGGCAACTGCTTTAATATGGTCTGTAAGCATAACGATGATTGATGTGGCGGTTACTCTTCCAGAAACAAACACTCTAGACCATGCGTTGGCAGTTAACACCATAAGAATAGTTTCTGTTGCTTCCGCTTTGCTGATTTTATCTCTCATAATAGATAAAAAGCTAAGTTTCTTCAAGACGCAGAGAAAATCAGTTGCTGCATTAATCAGTGGAGGCATAATCGCGCTTGGTTTAGGATAG
- a CDS encoding orotidine 5'-phosphate decarboxylase, with product MSFRFRIEQSAKKKESPIILALDFPFEKPENREKLFKKAEHVLNAVHPHICAVKFNHHLVLPLGVFDGIQKLVEKAHNLGLVAIMDCKVNDIGATNETIAEYYYAAGFDALIANPFIGWEEGLKPIFDVARKQQRGVILLVYMSHKGAKEGYGQTIIDAETGEKMPQYVSFAKKALKINADGAVVGATYPEKIREVYSILGNQTPIYSPGIGAQGGEIKSALNAGARYLIVGRAIVQSDKPEETAEQIKNLAKH from the coding sequence GTGTCCTTCCGTTTTAGAATAGAACAATCTGCAAAGAAAAAGGAATCCCCAATTATTTTAGCCTTGGACTTCCCGTTCGAAAAGCCCGAAAACCGCGAGAAACTTTTCAAGAAAGCCGAACATGTTTTGAACGCTGTTCACCCGCATATTTGCGCAGTTAAGTTTAATCATCACTTGGTTCTTCCACTCGGCGTTTTTGACGGCATTCAAAAACTCGTTGAGAAAGCTCACAATTTGGGTTTAGTTGCAATAATGGATTGCAAAGTGAACGACATAGGCGCAACAAACGAAACAATAGCCGAATACTATTATGCGGCGGGCTTTGACGCTTTAATCGCTAATCCTTTCATTGGATGGGAAGAAGGTTTAAAACCAATATTTGATGTTGCCCGTAAACAGCAGCGCGGCGTAATTCTTCTTGTTTACATGAGCCATAAAGGCGCCAAAGAAGGCTATGGACAAACAATTATAGACGCTGAAACTGGCGAAAAAATGCCTCAATATGTTTCTTTTGCAAAAAAAGCCTTAAAAATAAATGCTGACGGCGCGGTAGTTGGTGCGACATATCCAGAGAAGATACGAGAAGTATATTCAATACTTGGTAATCAAACACCAATTTATTCGCCTGGAATAGGAGCTCAAGGTGGAGAAATAAAGTCCGCCTTGAATGCGGGAGCTCGTTACCTCATTGTTGGAAGAGCGATAGTGCAGTCTGACAAGCCAGAAGAAACCGCAGAACAAATAAAAAATTTAGCAAAACATTGA
- a CDS encoding FAD-dependent oxidoreductase, with protein sequence MESAKPVISKEDIRKILDIERLKYCFECGICTASCSMAELMGNDYNPRGLLEKVYLDPESVLASDELWLCAWCYNCHKRCPQALRIPEILLFFRTIAAKHRYTQPFEEALEKIVKNIPLPLVTTLVCFHPERAGLDKDKVLERIEQKRKELLKKDKKKKAAKVSEGKIAVIGSGPAGLTVAYELARKGRKVTVFEALPEAGGMLRKCIPEYRLPKHVLAKETQILKDLGVEIKTGVQIGKDLDWDELWKEGYKAVFIGVGAHKSQNLRIEGGDLKGVMHALDFLWSVNFGEKIEVGKNVVVVGGGNVAVDVARTALQLGADNVTILYRRSMDEMPANPWEVKEAENEGVKIEFLVAPKRILGENGKASAVECVRMQLGEPDDTGRRRPVPIEGSEFTRQTDMVILAIGEASDLAFLPKEVELNEDGTVWTDPITMETTMRGVFAGGDVVTGPASVIEAIFAGKRAAESIEDYLKSSGG encoded by the coding sequence TTGGAGTCCGCGAAACCAGTAATCTCTAAAGAGGATATAAGAAAAATCTTGGACATTGAACGGCTCAAATACTGCTTCGAATGTGGTATTTGCACGGCAAGCTGTTCTATGGCAGAACTGATGGGAAATGATTATAATCCGCGTGGGCTTCTGGAAAAAGTTTACTTGGACCCCGAGAGTGTTTTAGCTTCTGATGAGCTTTGGCTTTGCGCTTGGTGCTACAACTGTCACAAACGTTGTCCTCAAGCCTTACGGATACCCGAAATACTTCTTTTTTTCCGAACAATCGCGGCGAAGCATAGATACACGCAGCCTTTTGAAGAAGCACTTGAAAAAATAGTAAAAAATATTCCGTTACCACTTGTGACAACCTTAGTTTGTTTTCACCCAGAACGTGCTGGACTGGACAAAGATAAAGTCTTAGAAAGAATCGAGCAAAAACGTAAAGAACTTTTAAAGAAGGATAAAAAGAAGAAAGCAGCAAAAGTTTCAGAAGGAAAAATTGCGGTCATAGGCTCAGGACCCGCCGGGCTTACGGTTGCATATGAACTAGCCCGAAAAGGGCGTAAAGTCACAGTTTTTGAAGCGCTTCCTGAAGCGGGTGGAATGTTGCGGAAGTGCATTCCAGAATATCGCTTACCAAAACATGTTTTAGCGAAAGAAACTCAGATTTTGAAAGATTTGGGTGTGGAGATAAAAACTGGTGTTCAAATTGGTAAGGATTTGGATTGGGACGAATTGTGGAAGGAAGGGTACAAAGCCGTATTCATTGGTGTTGGCGCCCATAAAAGCCAAAATTTGAGGATTGAAGGTGGAGATTTAAAGGGGGTCATGCATGCCCTCGACTTTTTATGGAGTGTTAATTTCGGCGAGAAAATAGAGGTTGGAAAAAATGTTGTTGTGGTTGGTGGCGGAAACGTCGCGGTAGACGTTGCAAGAACAGCGCTGCAGCTTGGAGCAGACAACGTGACCATATTATATCGTCGGTCAATGGATGAAATGCCCGCCAACCCGTGGGAAGTTAAAGAAGCAGAAAACGAAGGAGTTAAAATCGAATTTTTGGTCGCGCCTAAGAGGATTTTGGGAGAAAATGGAAAGGCCTCGGCGGTTGAATGTGTTCGCATGCAGTTAGGCGAGCCTGATGATACGGGAAGAAGAAGACCTGTTCCGATAGAAGGTTCAGAATTTACGCGGCAAACGGACATGGTTATTCTTGCGATTGGTGAGGCTTCAGACCTTGCGTTTTTGCCGAAAGAAGTTGAGCTAAATGAAGACGGCACTGTTTGGACTGACCCAATAACTATGGAAACCACTATGCGCGGTGTTTTCGCAGGTGGAGATGTGGTGACAGGACCAGCAAGTGTGATAGAAGCAATATTTGCTGGAAAACGAGCCGCTGAATCAATTGAAGATTACTTGAAGTCTTCGGGAGGATGA
- a CDS encoding DUF47 family protein, with amino-acid sequence MEKKSYTWFERRRRTKGLDLAHAQITKALDTVTLLHHALKNFSEGNKKEAKQHIKNLFKVEEEVDELRKEVFKELSVGAALMADYREDLLHLVKRLDTLADHVKDAARCIEMLEETQLPTELCENAVSITSLLVDCAQALRGSIEKITGSPADALKGAEKVEEIEHKLDEMYLKTKALFVKHSDKINCGAMVIFDDLIEFVEQAADMCADTADYIVILASRE; translated from the coding sequence TTGGAGAAAAAAAGTTACACGTGGTTTGAAAGACGAAGACGCACGAAAGGGTTAGATTTAGCTCACGCCCAAATAACCAAAGCCCTCGACACCGTCACACTACTACATCATGCATTAAAGAACTTCTCTGAAGGAAACAAAAAAGAAGCAAAACAACACATCAAAAACCTATTCAAAGTAGAAGAAGAAGTAGACGAACTACGAAAAGAAGTTTTCAAAGAATTATCTGTAGGCGCTGCACTTATGGCGGACTACCGAGAAGACCTGCTTCACCTTGTAAAAAGACTGGACACACTCGCCGACCACGTGAAAGACGCAGCAAGATGCATAGAAATGCTCGAAGAAACCCAACTTCCAACAGAACTATGCGAAAACGCGGTGAGTATAACCTCGCTACTTGTAGACTGCGCTCAAGCCCTGCGAGGAAGCATAGAAAAAATCACTGGAAGCCCAGCTGACGCATTAAAAGGAGCAGAAAAAGTCGAAGAAATCGAACACAAACTTGACGAGATGTACCTCAAAACCAAAGCCCTATTCGTCAAACACAGCGACAAAATCAACTGCGGAGCAATGGTCATATTCGACGACCTTATCGAATTCGTAGAACAAGCAGCAGACATGTGCGCCGACACAGCAGACTACATCGTTATACTTGCAAGCAGAGAATAA
- a CDS encoding DUF72 domain-containing protein: MIKVGCCGFPTSMARYFENFRLVELNSTFYGYPRMETVEGWREKAPKDFEFTVKAHQDISHKAKLKIEELSLQAFEQMKQICKTLNSKILLIQTPASFKPDKLADAEKFFEKVDRESLILVWETRGDAWESKENYERLRKVLKNLDVGHVTDPFKVMPTYTGEIAYFRLHGLGKQMYYYQYSDEELQKLKELITPYEKKGKDIYVLFNNLSMFEDGTRFKEYLSSGSFPKITRSTGLASVKEVAEKTRYPTTKSMLIKRLGWRLAEAEEGKQVRLEKLLTNLPSKSFNSVDELVKEIRLNKKINA; encoded by the coding sequence ATGATTAAAGTTGGATGTTGCGGCTTTCCTACGTCCATGGCAAGATATTTTGAAAACTTTAGGCTTGTGGAGTTGAACAGCACTTTTTATGGTTATCCACGCATGGAGACTGTTGAGGGTTGGCGAGAAAAAGCTCCGAAGGATTTTGAGTTTACAGTTAAGGCGCATCAAGACATAAGCCACAAGGCAAAGCTGAAAATTGAAGAATTGAGCCTTCAAGCGTTTGAACAGATGAAACAAATCTGCAAGACATTAAATTCTAAGATACTGCTTATTCAAACTCCCGCTTCTTTCAAACCCGACAAGCTTGCGGATGCAGAGAAATTCTTCGAAAAAGTTGACCGTGAAAGTTTGATTTTGGTTTGGGAGACGCGCGGCGATGCTTGGGAATCAAAAGAAAACTATGAAAGGCTTAGAAAAGTTTTGAAAAATTTAGATGTTGGACATGTTACTGACCCGTTTAAGGTCATGCCCACTTATACAGGCGAGATAGCATATTTCAGATTGCATGGCTTGGGCAAGCAAATGTACTATTACCAATACTCAGACGAGGAACTGCAAAAACTTAAGGAGCTTATCACGCCATATGAGAAAAAAGGAAAAGACATTTACGTTCTTTTTAACAACCTTTCCATGTTTGAAGATGGAACACGCTTTAAAGAGTACCTGTCAAGTGGAAGTTTTCCAAAAATCACCCGCTCAACTGGTCTAGCATCTGTTAAAGAAGTGGCTGAAAAAACACGATATCCAACCACAAAGAGTATGCTGATTAAGAGGCTCGGTTGGCGGCTTGCGGAAGCGGAAGAAGGAAAACAGGTTAGACTTGAAAAGCTCTTGACGAATCTGCCTTCTAAAAGCTTCAATAGTGTTGACGAACTGGTAAAGGAAATACGGCTTAATAAGAAAATTAATGCGTGA
- a CDS encoding hydrogenase iron-sulfur subunit: MAENKTQTTKETGRDVRIGVYVCHCGLNIAGSVDCEEVAKFASTLPHVVLAKDNRYTCSDQGQEQIKNDIKEHKLNRVVVASCSPRLHEPTFRKACEEAGLNKYLFEMANIREHCSWVHLHDHKAATEKAKDLVKMAVAKAALLQPAEEIEVPIIRKALVIGGGVAGIQASLDLADTGYQVYLVEKEPSIGGMMARIDKTFPTMDCSICILAPKMSDVGHHPNIELLTNSEVTEVKGYIGNFRVKVLKKPRYVTKDCSACGECTKVCPVVAPNEFDVGLAIRHAIYTPFAQAVPSTYIIDMNLCLNKDGVIVCDKCMKACERQAIKFEMKTETVELEVGTIIVATGADVFDPSTLPHYGYGRYPNVITSLEFERLINAGGPSHGHLIRPSDKQIPKRVAFVQCVGSRSDRNGRLYCSNVCCMNTIKDSLLIKEHWPETEIYVFYVDIRAYGKGFEDLYKRARREGVKFIRGLPSEILEDKRTRNLWLVGENTLQKELYKMNFDMVILSIGLEPRKDSEMIQRLLTLSRTQDGFFMEAHPKLRPVDAATGGIFFAGCAEAPKDIKDSVTQASAAAARAGILMAKGKVTVEAITPISYAEKCKACGLCTKVCPYNAITLDKELKRVNIIEAACGGCGTCAAECPFGALTQNHFTDEQILAQVDAVTEQDADKKIVAFCCNWCAYAGADFAGVSRMQYPPNVRIIRTMCSGRVSPKFVERAFARGAAAVLVAGCHPGDCHYINANYHTQKRVEKLSKKMEQNGLNKERLQLLWASAAEGERFASKIREMQGIVEKVTREEIEKAKKVFEKALGGN, translated from the coding sequence ATGGCAGAAAATAAGACGCAAACGACTAAAGAAACTGGCAGAGACGTTCGCATAGGAGTTTATGTTTGCCACTGCGGTTTAAATATCGCTGGTTCCGTGGATTGTGAAGAAGTTGCAAAGTTCGCTTCAACGCTTCCCCACGTTGTTCTAGCCAAAGACAACCGCTACACATGTTCAGACCAAGGGCAAGAACAAATAAAAAACGACATCAAAGAGCACAAGCTCAACCGCGTAGTCGTTGCTTCATGTTCACCACGCCTTCACGAACCAACATTCAGAAAAGCATGCGAAGAAGCTGGCTTGAACAAGTACCTTTTTGAAATGGCTAACATCCGCGAACATTGCAGTTGGGTCCACCTACACGACCACAAAGCAGCAACAGAAAAAGCGAAAGACCTCGTAAAAATGGCAGTAGCCAAAGCAGCTTTGCTTCAGCCAGCAGAAGAAATTGAAGTGCCAATCATCCGCAAAGCGTTGGTCATCGGCGGCGGTGTCGCCGGCATTCAAGCCTCACTAGACCTTGCTGACACGGGTTATCAAGTATATTTGGTTGAGAAAGAGCCAAGCATAGGCGGTATGATGGCGCGCATTGATAAAACGTTTCCAACGATGGATTGTTCTATATGCATTCTCGCGCCTAAAATGTCAGATGTTGGACACCATCCCAACATTGAATTGTTAACAAACAGTGAAGTAACTGAAGTTAAAGGTTACATTGGCAATTTCCGTGTAAAAGTTCTGAAAAAACCACGATATGTCACAAAAGATTGTTCAGCTTGCGGTGAATGCACGAAAGTTTGTCCAGTAGTCGCTCCAAACGAGTTTGACGTCGGCTTAGCCATAAGACACGCCATCTACACGCCTTTCGCGCAAGCAGTTCCATCCACATACATAATCGACATGAACCTATGCCTCAACAAAGACGGCGTAATAGTCTGCGATAAATGCATGAAAGCATGCGAAAGACAAGCCATAAAATTCGAAATGAAAACAGAAACCGTCGAACTTGAAGTAGGCACAATAATCGTAGCAACAGGTGCAGACGTTTTCGACCCGTCAACGCTTCCGCATTACGGATACGGCAGATACCCAAATGTTATCACATCACTCGAATTTGAAAGATTAATTAATGCTGGCGGTCCATCCCACGGGCATTTAATAAGACCAAGCGACAAGCAGATTCCAAAACGCGTAGCGTTTGTTCAATGTGTAGGTTCTCGCTCAGACAGAAACGGCAGACTCTACTGCAGCAACGTCTGCTGCATGAATACCATAAAAGACAGCCTACTAATCAAAGAGCATTGGCCAGAAACCGAAATCTACGTTTTCTACGTTGACATACGCGCTTACGGAAAAGGCTTCGAAGACCTATACAAACGCGCCCGAAGAGAAGGCGTCAAGTTCATTCGCGGGCTTCCATCAGAAATATTAGAAGACAAGAGAACGCGTAACTTGTGGCTTGTCGGAGAAAACACTCTGCAAAAGGAACTTTACAAAATGAATTTTGACATGGTAATTCTCTCCATAGGCTTAGAGCCTAGAAAAGACAGCGAAATGATACAGCGGCTATTGACGCTTTCTCGAACGCAAGACGGCTTTTTCATGGAGGCACACCCGAAACTTAGACCTGTGGACGCGGCTACTGGCGGAATATTTTTTGCTGGTTGCGCCGAAGCACCAAAAGATATCAAGGACAGTGTGACACAGGCAAGTGCGGCTGCAGCCAGAGCTGGCATATTGATGGCTAAGGGAAAAGTAACGGTTGAAGCCATAACGCCGATTTCTTATGCGGAAAAATGCAAGGCATGCGGTTTGTGCACGAAAGTTTGTCCATACAACGCTATAACGCTTGATAAGGAGTTAAAGCGAGTAAATATTATAGAGGCTGCGTGTGGCGGATGCGGAACATGCGCCGCTGAATGTCCCTTTGGCGCTTTGACTCAGAACCACTTTACTGACGAGCAGATTCTTGCGCAAGTAGACGCTGTTACTGAGCAGGATGCAGATAAGAAAATTGTTGCTTTTTGTTGCAACTGGTGCGCCTATGCAGGTGCAGACTTCGCTGGCGTAAGTAGAATGCAATATCCGCCGAACGTGCGCATAATTCGAACAATGTGTTCTGGACGTGTGTCACCGAAATTTGTTGAAAGAGCATTTGCAAGAGGCGCTGCAGCAGTTTTAGTAGCTGGCTGCCACCCGGGCGATTGCCACTACATAAACGCAAATTATCACACGCAGAAACGTGTGGAAAAACTCTCGAAGAAAATGGAGCAAAACGGATTAAACAAGGAACGGTTGCAGTTGTTGTGGGCTTCAGCGGCGGAAGGCGAACGCTTTGCCTCTAAAATTCGCGAAATGCAAGGGATAGTTGAGAAAGTAACGCGTGAAGAAATAGAAAAAGCCAAAAAGGTTTTCGAAAAGGCTTTAGGAGGAAACTAG
- a CDS encoding EamA family transporter: MIGELAALGVAICWTVSAVLYKEALLKVKPISANIIRLACTSVILLLFLAVVGKLGVLSSLPSYALILACVSGIIGLDSVILYTWQV, encoded by the coding sequence ATGATTGGCGAACTTGCAGCTTTAGGCGTAGCGATTTGCTGGACTGTTTCTGCTGTTCTCTATAAAGAGGCATTGTTAAAGGTTAAACCAATTTCAGCAAACATCATAAGACTTGCTTGCACCAGTGTGATTTTGCTCTTGTTTTTAGCGGTTGTTGGCAAGCTTGGAGTTTTATCAAGTTTACCAAGTTATGCCTTAATACTTGCATGTGTTAGCGGCATAATTGGATTGGATTCGGTGATACTTTATACATGGCAAGTTTGA
- a CDS encoding 4Fe-4S binding protein produces MPERIKHQPLDKEKVKPPQAQIYLIKDQCKGCGFCIQFCPKKVLEESQEINARGVHPPKVVDESKCIICSFCTAICPDFAIFVTEKSCKEDVEK; encoded by the coding sequence ATGCCAGAAAGAATTAAACATCAGCCACTTGACAAGGAAAAAGTAAAGCCACCTCAAGCGCAGATTTACTTGATTAAAGACCAATGTAAAGGCTGCGGTTTCTGTATTCAATTCTGCCCAAAAAAGGTTCTTGAAGAGTCCCAAGAAATAAATGCGCGGGGTGTTCACCCTCCGAAGGTTGTTGACGAAAGCAAATGTATTATATGCAGCTTTTGCACTGCAATTTGTCCAGACTTTGCAATTTTTGTTACTGAAAAATCATGTAAAGAGGATGTTGAAAAATGA
- a CDS encoding DUF3795 domain-containing protein — protein sequence MMEASLLTPCNYYCGNCIMYKKNKCLGCSKATEKASAEGRVFCDIAVCAKDKKMLTCSDCKDYPCEKYDKSIFSDSFIKWIRDKLKEP from the coding sequence ATGATGGAAGCAAGTTTGCTAACACCATGCAACTATTACTGCGGTAACTGTATCATGTACAAGAAGAACAAATGTTTGGGCTGTTCGAAGGCAACAGAAAAGGCAAGTGCTGAAGGAAGAGTTTTCTGCGACATTGCAGTATGCGCTAAAGACAAAAAAATGCTTACGTGTTCGGATTGCAAGGATTACCCGTGTGAAAAATATGACAAGTCCATTTTCTCAGATAGTTTCATCAAGTGGATAAGGGATAAATTGAAAGAACCATAG
- a CDS encoding EamA family transporter — translation MPISSTTPLFSTLTGIIFLREKVTLANAIGSVLIVAGIFLLFI, via the coding sequence GTGCCAATATCTTCAACAACTCCTCTCTTTTCAACATTAACCGGAATCATTTTCTTACGTGAAAAAGTAACATTAGCGAACGCTATTGGGTCGGTATTGATAGTTGCCGGAATTTTTCTACTTTTCATATAA
- a CDS encoding uracil-DNA glycosylase: MPKNDSLETIAAEVIICQKCPLSKTRKNAVPGEGNPNTQVMFIGEAPGYWEDIKGRPFVGDAGKFLDSLLSEIRFSREDVFIGNVLKCRPPGNREPQPSEVQACTSYLDRQIKAIQPRILVTLGNHSTAYIFSKSGLAFTSITKVHGKFYDVSLLGMKVTVFSTFHPAAALYHPKYKQQIIEDFKLLKERLEKERTITH; this comes from the coding sequence TTGCCAAAAAATGATTCACTCGAAACCATAGCCGCTGAGGTCATAATTTGCCAGAAATGTCCACTATCTAAAACCCGTAAAAACGCTGTTCCAGGCGAAGGCAACCCGAACACGCAAGTCATGTTTATTGGCGAAGCACCAGGCTATTGGGAAGACATTAAAGGAAGACCATTCGTTGGCGATGCAGGAAAATTCCTTGATTCACTTTTATCAGAAATTAGATTTTCTAGAGAAGATGTTTTCATCGGTAACGTTTTGAAGTGCAGACCGCCTGGAAATCGTGAACCACAACCAAGCGAGGTTCAAGCGTGTACATCATATTTGGATAGACAAATCAAAGCTATTCAGCCAAGAATCCTCGTTACTTTGGGTAATCACTCAACTGCTTACATTTTTTCCAAATCTGGATTAGCATTTACAAGTATAACGAAGGTTCATGGGAAATTTTATGACGTGTCTCTTTTAGGTATGAAAGTAACCGTTTTTTCAACTTTTCATCCAGCTGCTGCACTTTACCATCCAAAATACAAACAGCAGATAATTGAAGATTTCAAACTGCTTAAAGAAAGATTGGAAAAGGAAAGAACAATCACGCATTAA
- a CDS encoding metallophosphoesterase, whose amino-acid sequence MLLVQISDIHCGPMFRKETLRAAIKEINEMSPDIVLVTGDLTENGLISEFEMAAKELKKLKTKKVLYVSGNHDYRSTGYLLFKEFFPFSQVTEVSDTVILILSSARPDRDDGEVGHRQNLWLEKTLEKYKDKVKIVAIHHHIIPVPDTGADQITIVDAGDVLRSIVKSKVNLVLCGHRHRPWRWRMEDMLVVHAGSTSCEKLRGFFCNSYNVVDVKGKKIDAKLKIVNGEFVDFGEIVKRREILQASDISQYNDSLAR is encoded by the coding sequence ATGTTACTAGTTCAAATTTCAGACATTCACTGCGGTCCCATGTTTCGCAAAGAAACCCTAAGAGCAGCTATCAAAGAAATAAACGAAATGTCTCCAGACATTGTGCTGGTTACTGGCGACTTAACAGAAAATGGCTTGATATCAGAATTTGAAATGGCTGCAAAAGAACTGAAAAAACTGAAAACCAAAAAAGTATTATACGTAAGTGGAAACCACGACTACCGCTCAACTGGCTATCTATTGTTTAAAGAGTTTTTCCCGTTTTCTCAAGTAACCGAGGTTAGCGACACAGTTATTCTTATTTTAAGCTCAGCAAGACCAGACAGAGATGACGGAGAAGTCGGTCACAGACAAAACCTATGGCTTGAAAAAACCCTTGAGAAATACAAGGACAAAGTGAAAATTGTGGCGATTCACCACCACATAATTCCAGTTCCAGACACTGGAGCGGACCAAATAACAATCGTTGACGCTGGCGACGTGCTTAGAAGCATCGTAAAGTCGAAAGTTAACTTGGTTTTGTGCGGGCATAGGCATAGACCGTGGCGGTGGCGAATGGAAGACATGCTCGTAGTTCACGCAGGCAGCACATCATGCGAAAAACTGCGAGGGTTCTTCTGTAATTCATATAATGTTGTGGATGTTAAAGGCAAAAAAATTGATGCAAAACTGAAGATAGTCAACGGTGAGTTTGTGGATTTCGGCGAAATCGTGAAGAGAAGAGAAATTCTGCAAGCATCAGATATTTCACAATATAATGATTCGCTAGCACGCTGA
- a CDS encoding NADP-binding protein — protein sequence MKKIRAALYGIGAVGSLIAKFLLEKEGIEIVGAVDVAKEKVDKDLGTVLGLGKNLGITISNNIDTTLSKAKADIAIHATSSYLKDTYPQIASIVKNGVNVISTCEELSYPSFSEPALAEKLDALAKKHDVTVLGTGINPGFLMDTLVITLTAVCQKINKIEAVRVMNAGTRRLPFQKKVGAGLTVEEFKQKIESKQITGHVGLEQSIAMIADALAWKLDKIKVEPVESVIAEKPVESRDIKVDAGKVAGLKQKAKGTMKGKEVISLDFQAYIGAEEEYDAITIEGIPTVKQKIQPCVHGDIGTVAMIVNAIPKVINAPAGLLTMKDLPVPSAAVEDIRKYLK from the coding sequence ATGAAAAAGATAAGAGCTGCATTGTATGGTATCGGCGCCGTCGGCAGCCTAATCGCCAAATTTCTACTGGAAAAAGAAGGCATCGAAATAGTAGGCGCAGTTGACGTAGCCAAAGAAAAAGTAGACAAGGATTTAGGCACAGTTTTAGGCTTAGGCAAAAACTTAGGAATAACCATTTCAAATAACATAGACACTACACTTTCAAAGGCAAAAGCAGACATCGCCATCCACGCAACCTCCTCCTATCTCAAAGACACTTACCCACAAATCGCTTCAATAGTCAAAAACGGCGTAAACGTCATATCCACATGCGAAGAACTATCATACCCAAGCTTTTCTGAACCCGCACTCGCAGAGAAACTTGACGCGCTAGCAAAAAAACATGACGTTACAGTATTAGGCACAGGCATAAACCCCGGTTTCCTCATGGACACCTTAGTAATAACGCTCACTGCAGTATGCCAAAAAATAAACAAAATCGAAGCAGTCAGAGTCATGAACGCAGGCACAAGACGATTACCATTCCAAAAGAAAGTCGGCGCAGGCTTAACAGTTGAAGAATTCAAACAGAAAATCGAGAGCAAACAAATTACGGGGCATGTTGGACTTGAACAATCCATCGCTATGATTGCTGACGCTTTAGCTTGGAAACTTGACAAAATAAAGGTTGAGCCAGTCGAATCAGTAATCGCAGAGAAACCCGTGGAAAGTAGAGATATAAAAGTTGATGCGGGAAAGGTTGCTGGTTTAAAACAAAAGGCAAAAGGCACAATGAAAGGAAAAGAGGTTATAAGTCTTGATTTTCAAGCGTACATAGGTGCTGAAGAAGAATACGATGCCATAACAATTGAAGGCATCCCGACTGTCAAACAAAAAATTCAGCCATGCGTGCACGGCGACATAGGCACCGTGGCAATGATTGTCAATGCAATTCCCAAAGTAATCAACGCGCCTGCCGGTTTGCTCACAATGAAAGATTTACCAGTTCCATCCGCGGCCGTGGAAGATATACGCAAATACCTAAAATAA